One region of Eubalaena glacialis isolate mEubGla1 chromosome 6, mEubGla1.1.hap2.+ XY, whole genome shotgun sequence genomic DNA includes:
- the LOC133093613 gene encoding large ribosomal subunit protein eL22-like — protein MAPVKKLVVKGGKKKKQVLKFTLDCTHPVEDGIMDAANFEQFLQERIKVNGKAGNLGGGVVTIERSKSKITVTSEVPFSKRYLKYLTKKYLKKNNLRDWLHVVANSKESYELRYFQINQDEEEEEDED, from the coding sequence ATGGCGCCAGTGAAAAAGCTTGTGGTGAAGGGGggcaaaaaaaagaagcaggtccTGAAGTTTACTCTTGACTGTACCCATCCTGTAGAAGATGGAATCATGGATGCGGCCAATTTTGAACAGTTTCTTCAGGAAAGAATCAAAGTGAATGGAAAAGCTGGGAATCTCGGAGGAGGTGTTGTAACAATCGAAAGAAGCAAAAGCAAGATCACTGTAACTTCCGAGGTGCCTTTTTCCAAAAGGTATTTGAAATATCTcaccaaaaaatatttgaagaagaatAATCTCCGTGACTGGTTACACGTAGTTGCTAACAGCAAAGAAAGTTACGAATTACGTTACTTCCAGATTAATCAagatgaagaagaggaggaagatgaggattGA